In Paenibacillus sp. 1781tsa1, one DNA window encodes the following:
- a CDS encoding extracellular solute-binding protein: protein MKATKKKAVAVLSSLALVTGLLAGCGSDEGQAAEGGVQNVSIAIAQVGDVPSKGNEVQQKIEAYTNTKLDIQWIPASAYNDKINVMIASSDMPKIVKVQYNPTVTSAMRNDVFWEVGPLLKDYKNLSAQNERFFDNIKVEGKIYGVPVFSDIARATVIYRKDWFEKLNLKVPTTPDEWYETIKTLATSDPDGDGQDNTFGLMLFKKYNEDQYSFTTRLGVSFGAPNKWKVEEDGSFTPEFMTPEYMQVLELLKRLYDEKLLNQDFAVFDSTEAEKKYDSGVVGIRVGVAQNGKSQQERLSKNNPDGVVDIAGLLGPNGDRVAGQTGNSGILAFPKSTVKSEEELKNLLSFLDKLMDPEMATLLMRGMEDKHYTKVSEDQVEMSDFDAFQREVKPYRDNLPYVEGYNVPKLKDTELGEKGTALAKELAEHAVPNPALTLYSPTYGDRGADLDQVIADAQTKYIMGKIDLSGWEKEIENWGNAGGNKIREEYAEDYKKQAQ, encoded by the coding sequence ATGAAAGCAACAAAAAAGAAAGCCGTAGCTGTTTTGAGCTCACTGGCACTTGTAACAGGTTTGCTGGCAGGATGCGGATCAGACGAGGGTCAGGCTGCCGAGGGTGGCGTACAAAATGTGTCCATAGCCATTGCACAGGTGGGTGATGTGCCAAGCAAAGGCAATGAAGTTCAGCAAAAGATTGAAGCGTATACCAATACCAAGCTGGATATTCAGTGGATTCCGGCTTCGGCCTATAATGACAAAATTAACGTGATGATCGCTTCAAGCGATATGCCGAAAATTGTGAAGGTGCAGTATAACCCTACCGTGACCAGCGCAATGCGTAATGACGTGTTCTGGGAAGTGGGGCCTTTGCTGAAAGACTACAAAAATCTGTCGGCACAGAACGAGCGTTTTTTTGACAACATCAAGGTAGAGGGCAAAATCTATGGGGTTCCAGTTTTCTCGGATATCGCGCGGGCTACAGTGATCTATCGCAAGGACTGGTTCGAGAAGCTGAATCTTAAGGTGCCAACCACACCCGATGAATGGTATGAAACGATTAAAACACTGGCAACCTCCGATCCGGATGGAGATGGTCAGGATAATACGTTTGGGTTGATGCTTTTCAAAAAATATAATGAGGACCAATATTCCTTCACGACGCGGCTGGGCGTAAGTTTTGGTGCACCTAACAAGTGGAAGGTCGAGGAAGATGGCAGCTTCACGCCTGAATTCATGACGCCGGAATATATGCAGGTGCTGGAGCTGCTGAAACGGTTGTATGATGAGAAACTGCTGAACCAGGACTTTGCCGTATTCGACTCTACGGAAGCGGAGAAAAAGTATGATTCCGGTGTTGTGGGTATCCGTGTTGGTGTCGCCCAGAATGGAAAAAGTCAGCAAGAGCGTCTGTCTAAAAACAATCCGGATGGTGTGGTAGACATCGCTGGTTTGCTTGGACCGAACGGAGATCGTGTTGCAGGACAGACGGGTAATTCGGGAATTCTGGCATTCCCTAAATCGACGGTGAAATCGGAAGAAGAACTCAAGAACCTGCTCTCCTTCCTGGATAAACTGATGGACCCTGAGATGGCTACCCTGTTGATGCGTGGTATGGAAGATAAACATTACACCAAAGTGAGCGAAGATCAGGTGGAGATGAGTGACTTCGATGCATTCCAGCGTGAAGTGAAGCCTTACCGTGACAACCTTCCTTATGTCGAAGGGTATAACGTACCGAAATTGAAGGATACCGAACTGGGTGAAAAAGGTACGGCGCTTGCGAAGGAACTGGCGGAGCACGCTGTGCCAAACCCTGCGCTGACGTTATATTCTCCAACATATGGTGACCGCGGGGCCGATCTGGATCAGGTCATTGCAGATGCGCAAACCAAATACATTATGGGCAAGATCGATCTAAGTGGCTGG
- a CDS encoding carbohydrate ABC transporter permease: protein MQQDKTWGNRIFDFVNHGLLLLIGIVTVIPFIYILAVSFTSPHEVAKGGFILFPKEFSLAAYRYIFSTDTLIRSLGVSVYITVIGTFINLLFTSLMAYPLSRRYLRGRQPILLGVLFTMLFSGGMIPTYFVVKSLHLTDTLWSLMLPTAISAFNLIVLKNFFQAIPDELEDAAKIDGCNDVSVLFRIVLPLSMPAMATFSLFYAVAHWNSFFSAVIYINDSEKWPVQVWLREIVILAQSRIGDTSIEETEIQPLTIRMAVIVFSTIPIMLVYPFLQKHFAKGVMLGSVKG, encoded by the coding sequence ATGCAACAGGATAAAACGTGGGGCAACCGGATCTTTGATTTTGTGAATCACGGCTTGCTGCTGTTGATTGGAATTGTGACGGTCATCCCGTTCATTTATATTTTGGCCGTCTCGTTTACCAGTCCACATGAAGTGGCTAAGGGAGGATTTATTCTTTTTCCAAAAGAGTTCTCTCTGGCTGCGTACCGTTACATTTTCTCTACAGATACCTTGATACGCAGTCTGGGTGTATCGGTCTATATTACGGTGATTGGTACCTTCATTAACCTGCTGTTTACGTCCCTTATGGCGTATCCGCTCTCCAGAAGATATTTGCGTGGGCGCCAGCCCATTTTGCTGGGTGTATTGTTCACAATGCTCTTCAGCGGCGGGATGATTCCAACATACTTTGTCGTGAAATCCTTGCACCTGACGGATACGTTATGGTCGCTGATGCTGCCTACTGCTATTAGTGCATTTAACTTGATTGTACTGAAAAACTTCTTCCAGGCCATTCCCGATGAACTGGAGGATGCAGCCAAAATTGATGGATGTAACGATGTCAGCGTATTGTTCCGGATTGTTCTGCCTTTGTCCATGCCAGCGATGGCGACATTTTCACTCTTTTACGCGGTGGCCCACTGGAACAGTTTCTTCAGCGCTGTGATCTATATTAACGATAGTGAGAAGTGGCCTGTGCAAGTCTGGCTGCGTGAGATTGTCATTCTGGCACAGAGCCGAATCGGAGACACGAGTATCGAAGAGACCGAGATCCAGCCGCTCACCATTCGTATGGCGGTTATCGTATTCTCGACGATCCCGATTATGCTGGTGTACCCATTCCTGCAAAAGCACTTTGCAAAAGGCGTGATGCTGGGTTCGGTGAAAGGTTGA